A portion of the Pectobacterium brasiliense genome contains these proteins:
- the zitB gene encoding CDF family zinc transporter ZitB — MAHNHSHTESGNSKRLLAAFIITATFMVAEVIGGLLSGSLALLADAGHMLTDAAALFVALVAVRFAQRKPNARHTFGYLRLTTLAAFVNALTLILITAFIFWEAIQRFYDPQPVAGVPMLLVAVAGLVANIVAFWLLHHGSKEKNINVRAAALHVLGDLLGSVGAIAAAIIILYTNWTPIDPILSILVSCLVLRSAWALLKESIHELLEGTPGQLSVEVLQKDLTLNIPEVRNIHHVHLWQVGEKPMMTLHAQVVPPHDHDALLRRIQEYLLKHYQIEHATVQMEYQRCDDDHCSFHQESHHSAIHYGEKYDAEGHHHKH, encoded by the coding sequence ATGGCACATAATCACAGCCACACGGAATCCGGCAACAGTAAACGTCTGCTGGCCGCGTTTATCATTACCGCCACGTTTATGGTGGCAGAAGTCATTGGTGGTCTGCTGTCCGGCTCCCTCGCGCTGCTGGCAGATGCAGGCCATATGTTGACGGACGCCGCCGCGCTGTTCGTCGCGCTTGTCGCCGTACGTTTCGCACAGCGTAAGCCCAATGCGCGCCATACCTTTGGCTATTTGCGACTCACGACCCTCGCCGCCTTTGTGAACGCGCTGACGCTGATACTGATTACTGCCTTCATCTTCTGGGAAGCCATTCAGCGCTTCTATGATCCCCAGCCCGTTGCCGGTGTGCCTATGCTGCTTGTCGCTGTTGCCGGTTTGGTGGCAAATATCGTGGCATTTTGGCTGCTACACCACGGCAGTAAAGAGAAAAATATTAACGTCCGCGCGGCAGCCCTGCATGTGCTGGGCGATCTACTTGGATCCGTTGGTGCGATTGCCGCAGCCATTATCATTCTTTATACCAACTGGACGCCTATCGACCCGATTCTTTCTATTTTGGTGTCATGTCTGGTGCTGCGTAGTGCGTGGGCGTTATTGAAAGAGAGTATTCACGAGTTGCTGGAAGGTACGCCCGGACAACTTAGCGTTGAGGTTCTACAGAAAGATCTGACGCTGAATATTCCCGAAGTCAGAAACATCCATCATGTCCATTTATGGCAGGTTGGCGAAAAACCGATGATGACGCTGCATGCACAGGTGGTTCCACCTCACGATCACGATGCGCTGTTAAGACGGATTCAGGAATATTTACTGAAGCATTACCAGATTGAACACGCGACGGTTCAGATGGAATATCAACGCTGTGATGATGACCACTGCTCTTTTCATCAGGAAAGCCATCATTCGGCTATTCATTATGGTGAAAAGTATGATGCAGAAGGCCACCACCACAAGCATTAA
- a CDS encoding DUF554 domain-containing protein, whose translation MIGPLINGAAILIGSGLGIALRRFIPQRLQDGLPPAFAMVSIAMGITLVVKVQQLPAVALAIVIGVALGELLRMESGVQWAGMMIQKGLNRVLPAQEHRLPQDVYTQNFTALIVLFCASGTGVVGALTEGLTGDYQLLIIKSALDIFTALIFSITLGLAVMSIAIPQIIVQTLLFFSAKLIMPFMTDITMGDFSACGGIIMIAVGLRIAQIKSFAVVNFLPALVLVIPISLYWHRFFA comes from the coding sequence ATGATTGGTCCGTTGATTAATGGTGCCGCTATCTTGATTGGTAGCGGGCTGGGTATTGCTTTACGTCGTTTTATCCCTCAGCGTTTGCAAGATGGCCTTCCGCCAGCGTTTGCGATGGTGTCGATTGCAATGGGAATCACGCTGGTTGTTAAAGTCCAGCAGTTGCCTGCGGTGGCGCTGGCTATCGTGATTGGTGTGGCGTTAGGCGAGCTGCTACGTATGGAATCCGGTGTGCAGTGGGCTGGTATGATGATTCAGAAAGGATTAAACCGCGTGCTGCCTGCACAGGAGCACCGCTTGCCGCAGGATGTCTACACTCAGAACTTTACCGCGTTAATCGTCCTGTTTTGTGCTAGTGGGACCGGTGTGGTTGGTGCGTTGACGGAAGGACTAACCGGCGATTATCAACTGCTAATCATCAAATCTGCTTTGGATATTTTCACCGCGCTGATTTTCTCCATCACGCTTGGCCTTGCTGTGATGTCGATTGCGATACCGCAAATTATTGTCCAGACGCTGCTGTTCTTCTCCGCCAAATTGATTATGCCCTTTATGACAGATATCACGATGGGTGATTTTTCTGCCTGTGGCGGCATTATCATGATTGCAGTAGGGCTGAGGATCGCGCAGATCAAATCATTTGCGGTGGTTAATTTCCTGCCTGCATTGGTTCTGGTTATTCCTATCTCTCTGTACTGGCATCGCTTCTTCGCCTAA
- a CDS encoding efflux RND transporter permease subunit, translated as MIAYIIRWSLKNRLLVLLAALFMAAWGLLSLQKTPLDALPDLSDVQVIIRVSYPGKAPQVVENQVTYPLTTTMLSVPGAKTVRGFSMFGDAYVYVLFEDGTDPYWARSRVLEYLSQVQSSLPADAKTSLGPDATGVGWIYEYALVDRSGKYSLADLRGFQDWLLKYELKTVPDVAEVASVGGMVKQYQIVVDPERMRTLGITHQQIVSAVKAANQENGGSVLELGEAEYMVRTTGYLKSMQDFNHVVITTRNGIPVLLQDVATLREGPEMRRGIAELNGEGEVAGGIIVLRYGKNALNTLHAVKARLQEIQKSLPAGVEIVPTYDRSQLIEHAIDTLSFKLLEEFVVVAIICALFLFHFRSALVAIISLPLGILGAFIIMRYQGVNANIMSLGGIAIAIGAMVDAAIVMIENMHKVIEQWRHENPGKQPQNNEWWQLAERAAVEVGPALFCSLLIITLSFVPVFSLEAQEGRMFSPLAFTKTYAMAVAAGLGITLVPVLMGYFVRGKIPDEQANPINRWLIAAYHPVLQKVLSYPKTTLLVSGLLLLLTLFPLSRLGSEFMPPLDEGDLLYMPSTLPGISAREAGRLLQQTDRLIKTVPEVESVFGKAGRAETATDPAPLTMLESTIRLKPRNQWREGMTMDKLVAELDRTVSLPGIVNVWVPPIRNRLDMLATGIKSPVGIKVNGNNLADIERTAAQIEQVVKQVPGVTSALAERLAGGRYIDIDIDRQRAARYGVSVEELQSVVSTLIGGQNIGETIEGRQRYPINIRYPRELRDSLQKLRDLPIVTANGSRVMLAELADIRVSEGPPMLKSENSRLSDWIYVDLRGRDLKSAVEDMQQAVTQQVTLPEGVSLSWSGQFEYLERATEKMKVVVPFTLLIIFVLLYVTFNRIKDALLIMATLPFALIGGVWLLYILGYNLSVAGAVGFIALAGVSAEFGVIMLLYLNHAVEKHRVAGQALSRQQLMDAIHEGAVLRVRPKMMTVATIMAGLLPIMWGGGSGSEIMQRIAAPMIGGMVSAPLLSMLVIPAVYLLLHKGDSGLLKR; from the coding sequence ATGATTGCCTACATCATTCGCTGGTCGCTCAAAAACCGTCTTCTGGTTTTACTGGCAGCGCTATTCATGGCTGCGTGGGGCCTGCTATCGCTACAAAAAACGCCGCTGGATGCTCTGCCCGATTTATCGGACGTACAGGTCATCATTCGCGTCAGCTATCCGGGAAAAGCACCACAGGTGGTGGAAAATCAGGTGACCTACCCGCTGACCACAACCATGCTTTCCGTTCCGGGGGCCAAGACGGTACGGGGCTTCTCCATGTTCGGCGATGCCTACGTTTATGTACTGTTTGAAGATGGCACCGACCCTTACTGGGCGCGTTCTCGCGTGCTGGAATATCTCAGCCAAGTGCAATCCAGCCTGCCAGCCGACGCCAAGACTTCACTCGGCCCGGATGCCACTGGTGTCGGCTGGATTTACGAATATGCGCTGGTGGATCGCAGCGGCAAATACAGTCTGGCCGACCTGCGTGGCTTTCAGGATTGGCTGCTGAAATATGAGTTGAAAACGGTGCCTGATGTGGCGGAAGTCGCCAGCGTGGGCGGCATGGTCAAACAGTATCAGATCGTCGTCGACCCGGAACGCATGCGGACACTGGGCATCACCCACCAGCAGATCGTCAGTGCCGTAAAGGCTGCCAATCAGGAAAACGGCGGTTCCGTGCTGGAATTAGGCGAAGCAGAGTACATGGTGCGCACCACTGGTTACCTGAAAAGTATGCAGGATTTTAACCACGTGGTGATTACTACCCGCAATGGCATTCCCGTGCTGTTGCAGGATGTGGCTACGCTCAGAGAAGGGCCGGAGATGCGGCGCGGCATCGCCGAGTTGAATGGCGAAGGTGAAGTGGCCGGCGGCATCATCGTCCTGCGCTATGGCAAGAATGCGCTGAATACGCTGCATGCTGTCAAAGCACGGTTACAGGAAATACAGAAAAGCCTGCCCGCGGGTGTAGAGATCGTCCCAACCTACGATCGTTCGCAGTTGATTGAACATGCCATCGATACGCTTAGCTTCAAGCTGCTGGAAGAGTTTGTCGTCGTAGCGATTATCTGCGCCCTGTTTCTGTTTCACTTCCGCTCGGCGCTGGTGGCGATCATCAGTCTGCCGCTGGGGATTCTGGGGGCGTTTATCATCATGCGCTATCAGGGTGTGAACGCCAACATCATGTCGCTGGGCGGTATTGCGATTGCCATCGGCGCGATGGTAGATGCCGCGATTGTGATGATAGAAAACATGCATAAAGTCATTGAGCAGTGGCGGCATGAGAATCCTGGGAAACAGCCGCAGAATAACGAGTGGTGGCAGTTAGCGGAGCGGGCTGCGGTAGAGGTCGGGCCTGCGCTATTTTGCAGCCTGCTAATCATTACGCTGTCGTTTGTGCCCGTGTTCTCACTGGAGGCGCAGGAAGGCCGCATGTTTTCACCGCTGGCCTTCACCAAAACCTATGCCATGGCCGTCGCCGCCGGATTAGGGATTACGCTGGTGCCGGTATTAATGGGATATTTCGTTCGCGGCAAGATACCGGACGAACAGGCGAACCCGATTAACCGCTGGCTGATTGCAGCCTATCACCCGGTGCTGCAAAAGGTGCTGAGCTATCCGAAGACCACGCTGCTGGTCTCCGGCCTGCTGTTGCTGTTGACGCTCTTTCCACTCAGCCGTCTGGGAAGCGAATTCATGCCGCCGCTGGATGAAGGCGATCTGCTGTATATGCCTTCCACTCTGCCCGGTATCTCCGCGCGAGAAGCGGGTCGTCTGCTGCAACAAACGGACCGGCTGATTAAAACCGTGCCCGAAGTCGAATCGGTTTTCGGCAAAGCAGGCCGTGCCGAAACGGCCACCGACCCCGCCCCGCTCACCATGCTGGAAAGTACGATTCGGCTGAAACCGCGCAACCAGTGGCGCGAAGGCATGACCATGGACAAGCTGGTGGCCGAGTTGGATCGTACCGTCAGCCTGCCGGGTATCGTCAATGTGTGGGTGCCACCGATTCGCAATCGGCTGGACATGCTGGCCACCGGCATCAAAAGCCCAGTGGGTATTAAGGTTAACGGCAATAATCTGGCAGACATCGAACGCACCGCCGCACAAATAGAGCAGGTGGTGAAGCAGGTTCCGGGCGTGACGTCTGCACTGGCGGAACGGCTGGCGGGCGGGCGCTATATCGATATTGATATCGACCGGCAACGCGCTGCGCGCTACGGTGTGTCCGTCGAGGAACTTCAGTCGGTGGTTTCTACACTCATCGGCGGGCAAAATATCGGCGAAACGATTGAAGGTCGCCAGCGTTATCCCATCAATATCCGCTACCCGCGTGAATTACGCGATTCACTGCAAAAATTGCGTGATCTGCCCATCGTGACGGCAAATGGCAGCAGAGTGATGCTGGCAGAGCTGGCTGATATTCGCGTCAGCGAAGGGCCACCAATGCTGAAAAGTGAAAACAGTCGCCTGTCGGACTGGATCTACGTCGATCTCCGCGGCCGCGATCTGAAATCCGCCGTTGAAGACATGCAGCAGGCCGTTACCCAGCAGGTCACGCTGCCGGAAGGCGTTTCACTGAGCTGGTCCGGTCAGTTTGAGTATCTGGAACGCGCTACCGAGAAAATGAAAGTCGTCGTGCCTTTTACGCTGCTGATCATTTTTGTGCTGCTGTATGTCACCTTCAACCGCATCAAAGATGCATTGCTGATCATGGCAACCTTACCTTTCGCGCTGATTGGCGGCGTCTGGCTGCTCTATATCCTTGGCTATAATCTTTCTGTAGCCGGTGCTGTGGGCTTTATTGCACTGGCGGGCGTGTCGGCGGAATTCGGCGTCATCATGCTGCTCTACCTCAATCATGCGGTAGAGAAACACCGCGTGGCGGGCCAGGCGCTGTCACGCCAGCAGTTGATGGATGCCATCCACGAAGGGGCGGTTCTGCGCGTACGGCCAAAAATGATGACCGTCGCAACGATTATGGCAGGGCTGCTTCCCATCATGTGGGGTGGCGGCAGCGGATCCGAAATCATGCAGCGGATTGCCGCACCGATGATCGGCGGGATGGTGAGCGCTCCTCTGCTGTCGATGCTGGTGATCCCTGCGGTCTATCTGTTATTGCACAAGGGGGATTCCGGTTTGCTGAAACGGTAA
- a CDS encoding efflux RND transporter periplasmic adaptor subunit — MSKTVTSKSLIFSLMTLAILSAGGVGYLVGKQPTPQSSSAAASARTVLYWYDPMVPDKRFDKPGKSPFMDMELVPRYADEAQDDGGITVSARQQQNLGVRTARAEMRELSSSSTGYGTVTLNERGFHSLVAPSGGIVEKLTVSALQQQVKKGETLATLWNPAWAAAQREYLAVRQLGDDMLTQSARQRLALLFMPEAIIRQVERSGKPQDRIAITAPEDGYVNKLEVRQGMQLSPAQPLFELASLNPVWVDVDYPESQTAQLTLGSDIIATSNGWPGKTFHGKISELLPVLDSATRTLKARVVLDNPQQQLKPGMYLTVQLSQPQAQPRLAIPQEALLVSGSQNRVLLSDGTGHFTPRNVTVGASLGDWVEILNGLKAGDNVVTSGQFLIDSEASLRSALPQFDAEKSTAPETSAAPVGYHTQGVIRAINGNQATIEHEAVPALNWSPMTMDFTLPPSGLPQGMGIGSTVRFQFNMDDSGIHVLNFLPADDPHASHGGHP, encoded by the coding sequence ATGAGCAAAACAGTCACAAGCAAATCTCTGATATTTAGCCTGATGACGCTGGCTATCCTCAGCGCAGGTGGCGTGGGCTATCTGGTGGGTAAACAGCCAACGCCACAGTCTTCTTCCGCCGCAGCGTCAGCACGTACCGTCCTCTATTGGTACGATCCGATGGTGCCGGATAAACGCTTCGATAAACCAGGGAAATCGCCTTTTATGGATATGGAACTGGTGCCCCGCTACGCCGATGAAGCGCAGGATGACGGTGGTATCACCGTCAGCGCACGCCAGCAGCAAAACCTCGGTGTTCGCACGGCGCGCGCTGAAATGCGCGAACTTTCCAGTAGTAGCACGGGTTACGGTACCGTCACGCTCAACGAACGCGGATTCCACTCGCTGGTGGCACCCAGCGGCGGCATTGTCGAAAAGCTCACCGTCAGTGCGCTACAACAGCAGGTGAAGAAAGGCGAAACGCTGGCGACATTGTGGAACCCGGCATGGGCGGCGGCGCAGCGCGAATATCTGGCGGTACGGCAGTTGGGCGACGACATGCTGACTCAATCGGCTCGCCAGCGGCTAGCACTGCTCTTCATGCCGGAAGCGATTATTCGGCAGGTCGAGCGTAGCGGTAAGCCGCAGGATAGGATCGCGATTACCGCGCCGGAAGACGGCTACGTGAATAAGCTAGAGGTGCGGCAAGGCATGCAGTTAAGCCCAGCGCAGCCTCTCTTTGAGCTTGCCAGCCTGAATCCAGTGTGGGTGGATGTCGATTACCCCGAATCGCAAACCGCGCAGCTCACTCTCGGCAGCGACATCATCGCGACAAGCAACGGCTGGCCGGGTAAAACCTTCCACGGCAAGATCAGCGAACTGCTGCCCGTATTAGATAGCGCCACACGTACGTTAAAAGCCCGCGTGGTGCTGGATAACCCGCAACAGCAGCTTAAACCCGGTATGTACCTGACCGTGCAGCTCTCTCAGCCGCAGGCACAGCCGCGTCTGGCGATCCCACAGGAAGCGCTATTGGTCAGCGGTAGCCAAAACCGGGTCTTACTGAGTGATGGCACTGGTCATTTTACCCCACGTAACGTCACAGTGGGCGCGTCGCTCGGCGACTGGGTCGAAATCCTCAATGGACTGAAGGCAGGTGACAACGTGGTCACTTCCGGTCAGTTCCTGATTGATTCCGAAGCCAGCCTGCGCAGCGCCCTACCGCAGTTTGATGCGGAAAAGTCGACAGCCCCAGAAACGTCGGCTGCGCCCGTTGGCTATCACACTCAGGGAGTCATCAGGGCGATAAACGGCAATCAGGCCACCATCGAACACGAAGCGGTTCCGGCACTCAACTGGTCGCCGATGACGATGGATTTCACGCTACCACCGTCAGGGCTACCGCAGGGAATGGGAATCGGCAGTACCGTGCGTTTCCAGTTCAACATGGACGACAGCGGGATTCACGTCCTGAACTTTTTACCCGCTGACGATCCGCATGCCAGCCATGGAGGCCATCCATGA
- the nadA gene encoding quinolinate synthase NadA, with amino-acid sequence MSILFDSNETIYPFPPKPRPLSADAKQHYRSRIKTLLRERNAVMVAHYYTDPEIQALAEETGGCVADSLEMARFGSTHKASTLLVAGVRFMGETAKILNPEKTILMPTLEAECSLDLGCPVDEFSRFCDAHPDRTVVVYANTSAAVKARADWVVTSSIAVELIEHLDSLGEKIIWAPDRHLGSYVQKQTGADVLCWQGACIVHDEFKTQALKRMKILYPDAAILVHPESPQSVVEMADAVGSTSQLIQAAGTLPQRELIVATDRGIFYKMQQACPEKTLLEAPTAGEGATCRSCAHCPWMAMNGLEAIANGLEQGGDAHEIHVDAALREGALIPLNRMLDFAASLKLRVKGNA; translated from the coding sequence ATGAGTATCCTTTTTGATAGCAATGAGACCATTTATCCCTTTCCGCCGAAGCCCAGACCCTTATCGGCTGATGCAAAACAGCACTATCGTAGCAGGATAAAAACGCTGCTGCGGGAAAGAAATGCTGTCATGGTCGCGCACTATTATACCGATCCTGAAATTCAGGCGCTGGCGGAAGAAACGGGCGGCTGTGTAGCGGACTCGCTGGAAATGGCGCGCTTCGGCAGCACCCATAAGGCATCAACGCTGCTGGTGGCAGGTGTCCGCTTTATGGGAGAGACCGCCAAGATACTCAACCCGGAAAAGACGATTCTGATGCCCACGCTGGAAGCAGAATGCTCGCTCGATCTCGGTTGTCCCGTCGATGAGTTCAGCCGTTTTTGCGATGCGCACCCGGACCGAACGGTGGTGGTGTATGCCAATACCTCCGCGGCAGTGAAAGCACGTGCGGATTGGGTGGTGACATCCAGCATCGCGGTGGAATTGATCGAGCATCTGGATAGCCTGGGAGAAAAGATTATCTGGGCACCGGATCGCCATCTGGGAAGCTATGTACAAAAGCAGACAGGGGCGGATGTACTATGCTGGCAGGGTGCGTGCATTGTGCATGACGAATTTAAAACGCAGGCATTGAAGCGCATGAAGATTTTGTACCCCGATGCGGCAATTTTGGTCCATCCAGAATCGCCACAGAGTGTGGTAGAGATGGCTGATGCCGTGGGGTCAACTAGCCAGTTGATTCAGGCGGCGGGAACGCTGCCACAGCGCGAACTGATTGTGGCGACCGATCGCGGTATTTTCTACAAGATGCAGCAGGCTTGCCCAGAGAAAACATTACTGGAAGCGCCGACAGCGGGTGAAGGCGCTACCTGTCGCAGCTGCGCCCATTGTCCGTGGATGGCGATGAATGGACTGGAAGCGATTGCTAATGGTCTGGAGCAAGGCGGTGATGCTCATGAGATTCATGTTGATGCAGCCCTGCGAGAAGGCGCGTTAATCCCGCTGAATCGCATGCTGGATTTTGCGGCTTCGCTAAAATTGCGTGTGAAAGGGAATGCCTGA
- the gpmA gene encoding 2,3-diphosphoglycerate-dependent phosphoglycerate mutase: MAVTKLVLVRHGESQWNNENRFTGWYDVDLSDKGRSEAKAAGQLLKDEGFAFDFAYTSVLKRAIHTLWNILDELDQAWLPVEKCWKLNERHYGALQGLNKAETAEKYGDEQVKQWRRGFAITPPELTRDDERFPGHDPRYASLSDKELPLTESLALTIDRVVPYWNETILPRVKSGERVIVAAHGNSLRALVKYLDNLGEDEILELNIPTGVPLVYEFDENFKPIKRYYLGNADEIAAKAAAVANQGKAK, translated from the coding sequence ATGGCTGTAACTAAGCTGGTACTGGTAAGACACGGTGAGAGCCAGTGGAACAACGAAAACCGCTTCACAGGCTGGTACGATGTCGATCTATCCGACAAAGGCCGTTCAGAAGCCAAAGCCGCAGGTCAGCTGCTGAAAGACGAAGGTTTTGCCTTTGATTTCGCTTATACCTCCGTGCTGAAACGTGCCATTCACACACTGTGGAATATACTGGACGAGCTGGATCAAGCCTGGTTGCCAGTTGAGAAATGCTGGAAACTGAATGAGCGTCACTACGGTGCGTTGCAGGGTCTGAACAAAGCCGAAACCGCTGAGAAATACGGTGATGAGCAGGTTAAACAATGGCGTCGTGGTTTTGCAATTACGCCTCCAGAGTTAACGCGTGATGACGAACGTTTCCCGGGCCACGATCCGCGTTACGCTTCTCTGAGCGACAAAGAGCTGCCACTGACTGAAAGCCTGGCGCTGACCATCGACCGTGTTGTGCCTTACTGGAACGAAACTATCCTGCCACGCGTCAAAAGCGGTGAGCGTGTGATCGTTGCGGCTCACGGTAACTCACTGCGTGCGCTGGTGAAATATCTGGATAACCTGGGCGAAGACGAAATTCTGGAACTGAATATCCCAACTGGCGTGCCGTTGGTTTATGAGTTCGACGAGAACTTCAAGCCAATCAAACGTTACTATCTGGGCAACGCAGACGAAATCGCTGCAAAAGCTGCCGCAGTAGCGAATCAGGGTAAAGCGAAGTAA
- a CDS encoding YjaA family stress response protein — translation MASLYIRIYRNTLTVRNVDTKQEVTEQSETPFTTTRLLLGQMIPAMKLLARLTRKVASKRLIDLFASHKVIIHAMEMNEGGHSQVEFASYIELAKSISPQGKHIYVCSKSVPLTDQEVTQIFSGDMPLIVSR, via the coding sequence ATGGCCAGCCTCTATATCAGAATCTATCGCAATACCCTGACCGTCAGAAACGTGGACACGAAACAAGAGGTGACAGAGCAATCAGAAACGCCTTTTACCACCACACGCTTACTACTCGGACAGATGATTCCGGCGATGAAGCTATTGGCTCGACTCACGCGTAAAGTGGCATCCAAACGATTAATCGATCTGTTCGCCTCACACAAGGTCATCATCCATGCCATGGAGATGAATGAAGGTGGACACAGCCAGGTCGAGTTTGCCAGCTACATCGAGCTAGCCAAGAGCATCAGCCCGCAAGGAAAGCATATTTATGTCTGTAGCAAAAGCGTGCCGCTTACCGATCAGGAAGTGACACAAATCTTTAGCGGCGACATGCCTTTGATCGTCAGCCGCTAA
- the pnuC gene encoding nicotinamide riboside transporter PnuC, with amino-acid sequence MDFFSTSNILIHIPLGEGGYDLSWIEAIGTLFGLLCIWFASQEKTINYLFGLINVTLFAVIFFQIQLYASLLLQIFFFAANIYGWYAWTRKTDSQEVELRIRWLPVQKLIGWSVACVVAIGLMTFYIDAVFAVLTRIAVSGMQGLGLSVQMPTLQPDAFPFWDSTMMVLSIVAMILMTRKYVENWLLWVVIDVISVVIFAYQGVYAMAVEYAILTLIALNGSWLWIKSAQENRASAVSHGV; translated from the coding sequence ATGGATTTTTTTAGTACCAGCAATATTTTAATTCATATCCCTTTGGGGGAAGGGGGATACGATCTTTCCTGGATTGAGGCGATTGGTACGCTGTTTGGCCTGCTGTGTATCTGGTTCGCGAGTCAGGAAAAAACCATCAACTATCTGTTTGGGTTGATTAACGTCACGTTGTTTGCCGTGATCTTTTTCCAGATTCAGCTTTACGCCAGCCTGTTACTGCAAATCTTCTTCTTTGCCGCCAATATTTATGGCTGGTATGCCTGGACGCGTAAGACGGATTCGCAGGAAGTGGAGTTACGTATCCGCTGGCTGCCAGTGCAGAAACTGATTGGCTGGTCGGTGGCGTGTGTTGTCGCGATTGGCTTGATGACGTTCTATATTGACGCGGTGTTTGCAGTGCTGACGCGCATCGCTGTTTCCGGTATGCAGGGGTTAGGGCTGTCTGTACAGATGCCGACTCTCCAGCCAGATGCGTTCCCATTCTGGGATTCCACCATGATGGTGCTGTCGATCGTGGCGATGATTCTGATGACGCGTAAATACGTCGAGAACTGGCTGTTGTGGGTGGTGATTGATGTGATAAGCGTGGTGATTTTTGCTTATCAGGGCGTGTATGCGATGGCGGTAGAGTACGCCATCCTGACGCTGATTGCGCTGAACGGCTCTTGGCTGTGGATTAAGAGCGCGCAGGAAAACCGCGCCAGCGCGGTTTCACACGGCGTGTAG
- the aroG gene encoding 3-deoxy-7-phosphoheptulonate synthase AroG: MNYQNDDLRIKEINELLPPVALLEKFPATEKAAETVSFARTAIHKILNGNDDRLLVVIGPCSIHDTKAAKEYAARLLTLRNELSDDLEVVMRVYFEKPRTTIGWKGLINDPRMDNSFQINDGLRIARQLLLEINDIGLPAAGEFLDMITPQYLADLMSWGAIGARTTESQVHRELASGLSCPVGFKNGTDGTIKVAIDAINAASAPHCFLSVTKWGHSAIVNTSGNNDCHIILRGGKTPNYSAEHVKDVKIGLEKAGLTPQVMIDFSHANSSKQFKKQMDVCTDVSGQIAQGDKAIMGVMVESHLVEGNQNLESGEPLVYGRSVTDACIGWEDTESLLRQLASAVRERRNK, from the coding sequence ATGAATTACCAAAATGATGATTTAAGAATTAAAGAGATTAATGAACTTTTGCCGCCGGTTGCTTTGCTAGAAAAGTTTCCAGCCACGGAGAAGGCAGCAGAAACGGTATCGTTCGCGCGTACTGCCATCCATAAAATTCTTAACGGCAATGACGACCGCCTGCTGGTGGTCATTGGTCCTTGCTCGATCCACGACACGAAAGCAGCAAAAGAGTATGCCGCGCGTCTGCTGACGCTGCGTAACGAGCTGAGCGACGATCTGGAAGTGGTTATGCGGGTTTATTTTGAAAAACCACGCACCACGATTGGCTGGAAAGGGTTGATCAACGATCCGCGCATGGATAACAGCTTCCAGATCAATGACGGTTTACGCATTGCACGTCAGCTGCTGCTGGAAATTAACGATATCGGTTTGCCAGCAGCGGGTGAGTTTCTGGATATGATCACCCCGCAATACCTAGCGGATTTGATGAGCTGGGGTGCTATCGGCGCACGTACGACGGAATCTCAGGTACATCGTGAACTGGCATCCGGCCTGTCATGCCCTGTCGGCTTTAAAAACGGCACCGACGGGACGATCAAGGTCGCGATTGACGCGATCAACGCCGCCAGCGCGCCACACTGCTTCCTGTCTGTGACCAAATGGGGCCACTCGGCTATCGTGAACACCAGCGGTAACAATGATTGCCACATCATTCTGCGTGGCGGTAAAACGCCGAACTACAGCGCTGAGCATGTGAAAGATGTGAAGATCGGTCTGGAAAAAGCGGGTCTGACACCACAGGTCATGATCGATTTCAGCCATGCGAACAGCAGCAAGCAGTTCAAAAAGCAGATGGATGTCTGTACTGACGTCAGTGGGCAGATCGCTCAGGGCGACAAAGCGATTATGGGCGTGATGGTGGAAAGCCATCTGGTCGAAGGCAACCAGAATCTGGAAAGCGGTGAGCCGCTGGTTTATGGTCGCAGTGTGACCGATGCCTGCATTGGCTGGGAAGACACTGAATCCCTGCTGCGTCAGTTAGCGTCTGCTGTACGCGAACGCCGTAACAAGTAA